The Hymenobacter sp. 5317J-9 genome has a window encoding:
- a CDS encoding zinc ribbon domain-containing protein, which yields MEFNSKSLERTSRLVYYAISLILCAFLILLSNQLIGDLDTATARPELDSFLNAAAVAGLHRRQAILQAEVESLRDRNALVERTMLTAQQNYANEKQSFENWVKTRKTLGSPDKDAEVVSRATRLDEFYKVEQAWRAQLAARQAAIDARLRQQERLELQLNRENGRASEQYEAARKGYDLKVFLIRLLFVGPVLGVGIFFFIRYRRHKFWPLFMGFTLFSLYAFFFGLVPYLPSYGGYVRSAVGVALSVGLGYYAIKTFRAYLERRQKELQASSQERAKHVQLEVAEKALDNHYCPSCGKDFIIKKWETPSKAIGNDALPLVTDFCRHCGLNLFVDCYNCGHKNFAHLPFCAACGVKSAAKSAPQAGQPAVS from the coding sequence ATGGAATTTAACAGCAAAAGCCTGGAGCGCACTTCGCGCCTGGTGTACTACGCCATTTCCCTTATTCTGTGCGCTTTTCTGATTCTGCTGTCCAATCAGCTCATCGGCGACCTGGATACGGCCACTGCCCGGCCCGAGCTCGACAGCTTTCTCAACGCCGCCGCCGTGGCAGGCCTGCACCGCCGCCAGGCCATCCTGCAAGCCGAGGTGGAAAGCCTGCGCGACCGAAACGCGTTGGTGGAGCGCACCATGCTCACCGCTCAGCAGAACTACGCCAACGAAAAGCAGTCGTTTGAGAACTGGGTGAAAACCCGGAAAACCCTGGGCTCGCCCGACAAAGACGCCGAAGTGGTGAGCCGGGCCACCCGGCTCGACGAGTTTTACAAAGTGGAGCAGGCGTGGCGGGCGCAGCTGGCAGCCCGGCAAGCCGCCATTGATGCCCGACTGCGCCAGCAGGAAAGGCTGGAGCTGCAGCTGAACCGTGAAAACGGCCGGGCCAGCGAGCAGTACGAGGCCGCCCGCAAGGGCTACGACCTGAAAGTATTTCTGATTCGGCTGCTGTTTGTGGGGCCGGTGCTGGGCGTGGGCATTTTCTTTTTTATCCGCTACCGGCGGCACAAGTTCTGGCCCCTGTTCATGGGGTTCACGCTGTTCTCGCTTTATGCTTTCTTCTTCGGCCTGGTGCCCTACCTGCCCAGCTACGGCGGCTACGTGCGCTCGGCGGTGGGCGTGGCGCTGTCGGTGGGGCTGGGCTACTACGCCATCAAAACCTTCCGGGCCTACCTGGAGCGCCGGCAAAAAGAATTGCAGGCCTCGAGCCAGGAGCGGGCCAAGCACGTGCAGCTGGAAGTGGCCGAGAAAGCCTTGGACAACCACTATTGCCCTTCCTGCGGCAAAGATTTCATCATCAAGAAATGGGAAACGCCGTCAAAAGCCATCGGCAACGATGCCCTGCCGCTGGTGACGGACTTTTGCCGCCACTGCGGCCTGAACCTGTTTGTTGATTGCTACAACTGCGGCCACAAAAACTTCGCCCACCTCCCATTTTGCGCGGCGTGTGGCGTCAAATCGGCGGCGAAGTCTGCGCCACAGGCCGGGCAGCCGGCTGTTAGCTAG
- a CDS encoding cation diffusion facilitator family transporter, protein MTNEETAVKATYFSIAGNTGLALLKGLAGYFGNSYALVADAIESTADIFSSMLVLLGIKYANRPADDNHPYGHGRIEPLVTFLVVGFLMTSATIIAYESIQNIGTPHALPKAWTLLVLGGIILWKEWSFRTVMKKAEATNSSSLKADAWHHRSDALTSVAAFLGISFALLMGPGYEAADDWAALLAAGLIFYNSYHIFRPALGEILDEHVHDDLVADIRRVALTVDGVLGTEKCFVRKAGMQYHIDLHALVNGGISVREGHEVAHRLKDTLRRELPQLGHVLIHVEPQE, encoded by the coding sequence ATGACCAACGAAGAAACCGCCGTCAAGGCCACGTATTTCAGCATTGCCGGCAACACCGGGCTGGCCTTGCTCAAAGGCCTGGCTGGCTATTTTGGCAACTCCTATGCCCTGGTGGCCGATGCCATTGAGTCGACGGCCGACATCTTTTCGTCGATGCTGGTGCTGCTGGGCATCAAGTACGCCAACCGGCCCGCCGACGACAACCACCCCTACGGCCACGGCCGCATCGAGCCGCTGGTGACGTTTCTGGTGGTGGGCTTCCTGATGACTTCGGCCACGATTATTGCCTACGAAAGCATCCAGAATATCGGTACGCCGCACGCCCTGCCCAAGGCCTGGACGCTGCTGGTGCTCGGCGGCATCATTCTCTGGAAGGAATGGTCGTTTCGGACGGTGATGAAAAAGGCGGAAGCCACCAACAGCTCCTCGTTGAAAGCCGATGCCTGGCACCACCGCAGCGACGCCCTCACGTCGGTAGCGGCGTTCCTGGGCATTTCGTTTGCGCTGCTCATGGGCCCCGGCTACGAGGCCGCCGACGACTGGGCCGCCCTGCTGGCCGCCGGCCTCATTTTCTATAACAGCTACCACATTTTCCGCCCCGCCCTGGGCGAAATTCTCGATGAGCACGTGCACGACGACCTGGTGGCCGACATCCGCCGTGTAGCCCTGACCGTAGACGGCGTGCTGGGCACCGAAAAATGCTTCGTGCGCAAAGCCGGCATGCAATACCACATCGACCTGCACGCGCTGGTGAATGGCGGCATCAGCGTGCGCGAAGGCCACGAGGTGGCGCACCGGCTGAAAGACACGCTCCGCCGGGAGTTGCCGCAACTGGGCCACGTGCTCATCCACGTCGAGCCCCAGGAATAA
- a CDS encoding DUF4159 domain-containing protein, giving the protein MLKHLLTAALLLTLTAAGPSSYSFRIAKLHYGGGGDWYANKTSLPNLISFCNQTLKTNIAPDEATVELDAPELLTYPFVHMTGHGNVSFTAAEARNLRRYLTGGGFLHIDDNYGLDKFIRPEMKKVFPGLEFVELPYSHPVYHQKYQFPKGLPKVHEHDGKRAQGFGLLYKGRLVCFYSYECDLGNGWEDVGTYPEDSPATHEAALRMGANLVSYALTQD; this is encoded by the coding sequence ATGCTGAAACATCTGCTCACCGCTGCGCTACTGCTCACGCTCACCGCAGCCGGCCCTTCGTCTTACAGCTTCCGCATTGCCAAGCTGCACTACGGCGGCGGGGGCGACTGGTACGCCAACAAAACCTCGCTGCCCAACCTCATCAGCTTCTGTAACCAGACGCTGAAAACCAACATCGCGCCCGACGAAGCCACCGTGGAGCTCGACGCGCCCGAGCTCCTCACCTACCCCTTTGTGCACATGACCGGCCACGGCAACGTGAGCTTCACGGCCGCTGAGGCCCGCAACCTGCGCCGTTACCTCACCGGCGGCGGCTTCCTGCACATCGACGACAACTACGGCCTCGACAAGTTCATCCGGCCCGAGATGAAGAAGGTGTTTCCCGGACTGGAGTTTGTGGAGCTGCCCTACTCCCACCCGGTCTACCATCAAAAATACCAGTTCCCGAAGGGCCTGCCCAAGGTGCACGAGCACGACGGCAAGCGCGCCCAGGGTTTTGGCCTGCTCTACAAAGGCCGCCTGGTGTGCTTCTACAGCTACGAGTGCGACCTGGGCAACGGCTGGGAAGACGTGGGCACCTACCCCGAAGATTCCCCCGCCACGCACGAAGCCGCCCTGCGCATGGGCGCCAACCTCGTTTCCTACGCCCTGACCCAGGACTAG
- a CDS encoding peptide MFS transporter, whose protein sequence is MQTIPAQTEQPLAAESTSHPKGLYLLFATEMWERFSYYGMRAVLVLFLTKAMMMDKAFASKFYGGYTSLVYLTPLIGGFISDRYWGNRRSILTGGLLMALGQFTLFFSASNYGAAESHALSHWLLYLGLGVMIVGNGFFKPNISSMVGSLYAPADKRKDAAYTIFYMGINLGSFIGNTITSLIGDTGNPADFRWAFLACGIAMLLGTVIFNWGKEKYLHTPDGTQVGQTPAISGGVMGIYALLPVLLAIILGILWLDSAKFPTIAPLLGVAVLGIAFMIFSDKSLSGADVKGIMVIFIVSFFVVFFWAAFEQAPASLTFFADEQMNRTIFGYTLPASIFQNLNAIFVVVGAPIMAAVWTALGRRGAEPPSPLKMAIGLALLAAGYLVMCFGVHNLQPGVKVSMFFLVALYFLHSVGELCLSPIGLSLVNKLAPVKFASLLMAVWFLANAAANYLAGYMSSLYPDPKSNATPEILGYHITNLYDFFMVFVVSAAVAAGILFLISGKLAKMMDARNYPAPAAQA, encoded by the coding sequence ATGCAAACCATCCCCGCTCAAACCGAGCAGCCGCTCGCCGCGGAATCCACGAGCCACCCCAAGGGCCTGTACCTGCTGTTCGCCACCGAAATGTGGGAGCGGTTCAGCTACTACGGTATGCGCGCCGTGCTCGTGCTGTTCCTCACCAAGGCCATGATGATGGACAAGGCCTTCGCCTCCAAGTTCTACGGCGGCTACACCAGTTTGGTGTACCTCACGCCGCTCATCGGTGGCTTCATTTCGGACCGGTATTGGGGCAACCGGCGCTCCATCCTCACGGGCGGTTTGCTGATGGCACTGGGCCAGTTCACGCTGTTTTTCTCGGCTTCCAACTACGGCGCGGCTGAAAGCCATGCTCTCAGCCACTGGCTCCTGTACCTGGGCTTGGGCGTAATGATTGTGGGCAACGGCTTCTTCAAACCCAACATCTCGAGCATGGTGGGCTCGCTCTACGCGCCAGCCGACAAGCGCAAGGATGCGGCCTACACCATCTTCTACATGGGCATCAACCTGGGCTCGTTCATTGGCAACACCATTACCAGCCTCATCGGTGACACCGGCAACCCCGCCGATTTCCGCTGGGCTTTCCTGGCCTGCGGCATTGCCATGTTGCTGGGTACGGTCATTTTTAACTGGGGCAAGGAAAAATACCTGCACACGCCCGACGGCACCCAAGTAGGCCAGACACCCGCCATTTCGGGCGGCGTCATGGGCATTTATGCCTTGCTGCCGGTGCTGCTCGCCATTATCCTCGGCATCCTGTGGCTCGATTCGGCCAAATTCCCCACCATCGCTCCGCTGCTCGGCGTTGCCGTGCTGGGCATTGCTTTCATGATTTTCAGCGATAAATCCCTGAGTGGCGCCGATGTAAAAGGCATCATGGTGATTTTCATCGTGTCGTTCTTCGTGGTGTTCTTCTGGGCGGCGTTCGAGCAGGCGCCAGCCTCGCTCACGTTCTTCGCCGATGAGCAGATGAACCGCACCATCTTTGGCTACACGCTGCCGGCCAGTATTTTCCAGAACCTCAACGCCATCTTCGTGGTGGTGGGTGCGCCCATCATGGCCGCCGTCTGGACGGCCCTGGGCCGCCGCGGTGCCGAGCCGCCGTCCCCGCTCAAAATGGCCATCGGTCTGGCTTTGCTGGCCGCTGGCTACTTGGTGATGTGCTTCGGCGTGCACAACCTGCAGCCCGGCGTGAAGGTGAGCATGTTCTTCCTGGTGGCGCTCTACTTCCTGCACTCCGTGGGTGAGCTGTGCCTGTCGCCCATCGGACTGTCGCTGGTGAACAAGCTGGCCCCCGTGAAATTCGCTTCGCTGCTGATGGCCGTGTGGTTCCTCGCCAACGCCGCCGCCAACTACCTGGCCGGCTACATGAGCAGCCTGTACCCCGACCCGAAATCGAACGCTACGCCGGAAATTCTCGGCTACCACATCACCAACCTCTACGACTTCTTCATGGTGTTCGTGGTATCGGCCGCGGTGGCCGCTGGCATTTTGTTCCTCATCAGCGGCAAGCTGGCCAAGATGATGGACGCCCGCAACTACCCCGCGCCCGCTGCACAGGCGTAA
- the pckA gene encoding phosphoenolpyruvate carboxykinase (ATP): MQQAPTLAATAHNRLQPLGFTETATVHLNLTPAALVEHALRNGEGHLTDTGALMADTGKFTGRSPKDRFVVKDENTAESVWWGDINIPFAPEKFDQLHQKMVAYLADKELYVREAYAGANPDYQLKLRVVNEQAWHNLFCYNMFLRPEEGADTSWTPDFSIICAPGFEADPAVDGTRQPNFAIINFTKKMILIGGTGYAGEMKKGIFGVLNYLLPHEHNTLSMHCSANVGKDGDTAIFFGLSGTGKTTLSADPNRGLIGDDEHGWTPDEGIFNFEGGCYAKVIDLSKEKEPEIYDAIRFGSIVENTRFIPGTHTVDYANKSVTENTRTAYPINFIPNAIEPGVADAPKNIFFLTADAFGVIPPISKLDKSHAMYLFMSGYTAKVAGTEMGVTEPQTTFSACFGAVFLPLHPTKYAEMLGQKMDENPDINVWLINTGWTGGSYGTGHRMKLPYTRAMITAALNGQLDDVKFTKHPVFGMMVPGAVPGVPSEILDPRNTWADKEAYDKTASDLADKFVANFKKYAEFANEEIMAGAPRVAVEA; the protein is encoded by the coding sequence ATGCAACAAGCTCCCACCCTTGCCGCCACGGCCCACAATCGTTTGCAGCCCCTGGGCTTCACCGAAACCGCCACCGTTCACCTCAATTTAACGCCCGCTGCGCTCGTGGAGCACGCCCTGCGCAACGGCGAGGGCCACCTCACCGACACCGGCGCCCTGATGGCCGACACCGGCAAGTTCACCGGCCGCTCGCCCAAAGACCGGTTTGTGGTGAAGGACGAAAACACCGCCGAGAGCGTGTGGTGGGGCGACATCAACATCCCCTTCGCCCCCGAGAAATTCGACCAACTGCACCAGAAAATGGTGGCCTACCTGGCCGACAAGGAGCTGTACGTGCGCGAAGCCTACGCCGGCGCCAACCCCGACTACCAGCTCAAGCTGCGCGTGGTGAACGAGCAGGCTTGGCACAACCTGTTTTGCTACAACATGTTCCTGCGCCCCGAAGAAGGCGCGGATACCTCCTGGACGCCCGATTTCAGCATCATCTGCGCCCCCGGCTTCGAGGCCGACCCGGCCGTGGACGGCACCCGCCAGCCCAACTTCGCCATCATCAACTTCACCAAGAAGATGATTCTGATTGGCGGCACGGGCTACGCCGGCGAGATGAAAAAAGGCATTTTCGGCGTGCTGAACTACCTGCTGCCCCACGAGCACAACACGCTCAGCATGCACTGCTCGGCCAACGTGGGCAAGGACGGCGACACAGCCATCTTCTTCGGCCTCTCGGGCACCGGCAAAACCACCCTCTCGGCCGACCCCAACCGCGGCCTCATCGGCGATGACGAGCACGGCTGGACGCCCGACGAAGGCATTTTCAACTTCGAGGGCGGCTGCTACGCCAAGGTCATTGACCTGAGCAAGGAGAAGGAGCCCGAGATTTACGACGCCATCCGCTTCGGCTCCATCGTGGAGAACACGCGCTTCATCCCCGGCACCCATACCGTGGATTACGCCAACAAATCGGTGACGGAGAACACGCGCACCGCCTACCCCATCAACTTCATCCCGAACGCCATCGAGCCCGGCGTGGCCGACGCGCCGAAGAACATCTTCTTCCTCACGGCCGATGCGTTTGGCGTGATTCCGCCCATCAGCAAGCTCGATAAGTCGCACGCCATGTACCTGTTCATGTCGGGCTACACGGCCAAGGTGGCCGGCACCGAAATGGGCGTGACCGAGCCGCAGACCACGTTCTCGGCCTGCTTCGGTGCGGTATTCCTGCCGCTGCACCCCACCAAATATGCTGAGATGCTGGGCCAGAAGATGGACGAAAACCCCGACATCAACGTGTGGCTCATCAACACCGGCTGGACGGGCGGCAGCTACGGCACCGGCCACCGCATGAAGCTGCCCTACACCCGCGCCATGATTACGGCCGCGCTGAATGGCCAGCTCGACGACGTGAAATTCACGAAGCACCCCGTCTTTGGCATGATGGTGCCCGGCGCCGTGCCCGGCGTGCCCTCCGAAATCCTGGACCCGCGCAACACCTGGGCCGACAAAGAAGCCTACGATAAAACGGCTTCGGACCTGGCCGATAAGTTTGTGGCCAACTTCAAGAAGTACGCCGAGTTTGCCAACGAGGAAATCATGGCCGGCGCGCCCCGCGTGGCAGTCGAAGCGTAA
- a CDS encoding Crp/Fnr family transcriptional regulator gives MSREKLITFLQTRGIINAAQAVEIAGEFRSQTIARHEFLLREGQVSDAYFFLEHGLFRAFANDPAGNEVTTAFYPSGHTVLEVSSFFTRSPSQENIQALTDCAGWVINFAQLNALFHARPEFREFGRAVLVQGFAALKSRMLSMITTSAAERYEQMLKHSPEVLQYAPVKHIASYLGVTDTSLSRIRAGVKGPAQH, from the coding sequence ATGTCGCGTGAGAAACTGATTACGTTCCTGCAAACCCGTGGCATCATCAACGCCGCACAGGCCGTGGAGATTGCCGGGGAGTTCCGTTCCCAAACCATAGCCCGGCACGAGTTCTTGCTGCGTGAAGGCCAGGTTTCGGATGCCTATTTTTTTCTGGAACACGGCTTGTTCCGGGCCTTTGCCAACGACCCAGCCGGCAACGAAGTCACAACGGCCTTTTACCCCAGCGGGCACACCGTGCTCGAAGTTTCGTCGTTTTTTACCCGCTCGCCTTCGCAGGAAAACATTCAGGCCCTGACCGACTGCGCGGGCTGGGTCATAAATTTTGCGCAGCTCAACGCCTTGTTTCACGCCCGCCCCGAGTTTCGGGAATTTGGCCGCGCAGTGCTGGTGCAGGGCTTTGCGGCCTTGAAAAGCCGGATGCTGTCTATGATAACTACCTCGGCGGCTGAGCGCTACGAGCAGATGTTGAAACACTCGCCTGAAGTGCTGCAGTACGCCCCCGTGAAGCACATTGCTTCCTACCTGGGCGTGACCGATACTTCGCTGAGTCGGATTCGGGCCGGCGTGAAAGGGCCCGCGCAGCACTGA
- a CDS encoding helix-turn-helix transcriptional regulator codes for MATDIARYNGIYGDHKAQISHDYLQSQLIVPRQRVTDWGLKPHLHENLFQLFFLEAGRASFGAPEPVELRTPCLVIIPANTVHGFTFSPQVKGRTLTLSEALLDTILQATPGVLVELNSVHILSDFNSEVRFGDLQDLEQQIHEEINSDLPGKQLALNGYFKLLFVKIYRLLQHNRRQQESPNRALHYFREFQKAVERTAPFEKKISEFARELKITQVHLNRICQAVKGKTAQQIVQAHTIRRAHNYLLYTSLSVAEIAYELQFVDPGYFTRFFRKQTGLAPAAYRAKAYRSDAAKPGKAELSEG; via the coding sequence ATGGCTACGGATATTGCCCGCTACAACGGAATCTACGGCGACCACAAAGCCCAGATTTCGCACGACTATCTGCAGAGCCAGCTCATCGTGCCCCGCCAGCGCGTCACCGACTGGGGGCTCAAGCCGCACCTGCACGAAAATCTCTTCCAATTATTCTTTCTGGAGGCCGGACGGGCTTCTTTTGGCGCTCCCGAGCCAGTGGAGCTGCGCACGCCGTGCCTGGTCATCATCCCGGCCAACACGGTGCACGGCTTCACGTTCAGCCCGCAGGTGAAAGGCCGCACCCTCACCTTATCGGAGGCCTTGCTAGACACCATCCTACAAGCCACGCCGGGCGTGCTGGTCGAGCTGAACTCGGTGCACATCCTGTCCGATTTCAACTCCGAAGTCCGCTTTGGCGACTTGCAAGACCTGGAACAGCAAATTCACGAAGAAATCAACTCCGACCTGCCCGGCAAGCAGCTGGCCCTGAACGGCTACTTCAAGCTGCTTTTTGTGAAGATTTACCGCCTGCTGCAACACAACCGCCGCCAGCAGGAGAGCCCCAATCGCGCCCTGCACTACTTCCGCGAGTTTCAAAAAGCCGTGGAGCGCACCGCGCCCTTCGAGAAAAAAATATCGGAGTTTGCCCGTGAGCTGAAGATTACGCAAGTGCACCTGAACCGCATCTGCCAGGCCGTGAAAGGCAAAACGGCCCAGCAGATAGTGCAGGCGCACACCATTCGGCGGGCGCACAACTACCTGCTCTACACGTCGCTTTCGGTGGCCGAAATTGCCTACGAGCTGCAGTTTGTCGACCCGGGGTATTTCACCCGTTTTTTCCGCAAGCAAACCGGGCTGGCGCCGGCCGCCTACCGGGCCAAAGCCTACCGGAGCGATGCCGCCAAGCCCGGCAAGGCCGAGCTGAGCGAAGGGTAG
- a CDS encoding 16S rRNA (uracil(1498)-N(3))-methyltransferase has protein sequence MLTCFAPDLLPTAATYQLSEEESKHAVRVLRLGAGDAVELLDGRGGHYRAEIAEANPKRCQLRITAHEAVPPRPYFTHVAVAPTKNLDRMEWFVEKAVEVGVERISFLRCARSERRELKLERLEKIAVSALKQSGQAWLPQLDELTDFAAFVATVVPETTFIAHLEEGERTALAQVAGAGPGCCVLIGPEGDFTPQEIALALAKGIRSVTLGASRLRTETAALAAVFTAQVVRA, from the coding sequence ATGCTGACCTGCTTCGCCCCCGACCTCCTGCCCACTGCCGCCACCTACCAGCTTTCTGAGGAGGAAAGCAAACACGCCGTGCGGGTGCTGCGCCTGGGTGCGGGCGACGCCGTGGAACTGCTCGATGGCCGCGGCGGCCACTACCGGGCCGAAATTGCCGAGGCCAACCCCAAGCGCTGCCAGCTGCGCATCACCGCGCACGAGGCCGTGCCGCCCCGCCCCTATTTCACCCACGTGGCCGTGGCCCCCACCAAAAACCTCGACCGAATGGAGTGGTTTGTGGAAAAAGCCGTGGAAGTGGGCGTCGAGCGCATCAGCTTCTTGCGCTGCGCTCGCTCCGAGCGCCGCGAGCTGAAGCTGGAGCGGCTGGAGAAAATTGCCGTCAGCGCCCTCAAGCAGAGCGGTCAGGCCTGGCTGCCACAGCTGGACGAGCTGACCGACTTCGCTGCTTTTGTGGCGACAGTGGTGCCCGAAACCACTTTTATTGCGCACCTGGAAGAAGGCGAGCGCACGGCGCTGGCGCAGGTGGCCGGTGCGGGCCCGGGCTGCTGTGTGCTTATTGGGCCGGAAGGCGACTTCACGCCGCAGGAAATTGCGCTGGCGCTGGCAAAGGGCATCCGGTCGGTCACGCTGGGCGCCTCGCGGCTGCGCACGGAAACGGCGGCTCTGGCGGCCGTGTTCACGGCGCAGGTGGTGCGCGCCTAG